The following are encoded together in the Bacillus cereus group sp. RP43 genome:
- a CDS encoding ABC transporter permease/substrate-binding protein, with protein MTDFIQTFQERKVELLSALSEHLQISLISLFFAVIIAVPLGILLTRKERMAEFIIGTSAVMQTVPSLALLGLLIPLVGIGKLPAIIALVVYALLPILRNTYTGIRELDESLIEAAKAMGMNSWRRLWKVELPLALPIIMAGIRTAMVLIVGTATLAALIGAGGLGKLILLGIDRNDHALIILGAVPAALLALFFDIVLRTLESPRRSSKRVILTICIVVVMIASPFLWNTQKNDIVIAGKLGSEPEILIQMYKQLIEQDTDLQVELKPGLGKTAFVFEALKSGEVDIYPEFSGTALSTFVKEEPKSTNRDEVYEQARTGMEKKYNMVMLKPMEYNNTYALAMPKKIADQNNINTISDLGKIAQEAKVGFTLEFADREDGYKGMQKLYNYKFSNVKTMEPKLRYSAIQSGDVNVIDAYSTDSELEQYGLKVLKDDKGLFPPYQGAPLLRKETLQKYPELEKVLNKLSGKITDEEMRKMNYEVNVNGKSSEEVAKQFLQKEKLLR; from the coding sequence GTGACTGATTTTATTCAAACGTTCCAAGAACGAAAAGTAGAATTGCTAAGTGCATTAAGTGAGCATTTACAAATATCGCTTATTTCACTATTTTTTGCAGTAATTATTGCGGTGCCTCTTGGCATTTTATTAACAAGAAAAGAACGGATGGCTGAATTTATAATAGGGACTTCTGCTGTTATGCAGACTGTGCCATCACTTGCATTACTTGGACTTTTAATTCCATTAGTAGGAATCGGAAAACTTCCAGCCATTATCGCATTAGTTGTGTATGCACTATTACCTATTTTACGAAATACATATACAGGAATACGGGAATTAGATGAATCACTTATAGAAGCGGCGAAAGCTATGGGAATGAATAGCTGGAGAAGGTTATGGAAGGTGGAGCTTCCTCTCGCATTGCCAATTATTATGGCGGGTATTCGTACAGCGATGGTATTAATTGTTGGAACGGCTACATTAGCTGCTTTAATAGGCGCAGGTGGGCTTGGTAAACTTATATTACTTGGTATCGATCGAAATGACCATGCGCTTATCATTTTAGGGGCCGTACCAGCCGCGTTACTCGCTTTATTCTTTGATATAGTACTTCGCACACTCGAGAGCCCAAGACGCTCTTCTAAGCGCGTTATATTGACAATATGTATTGTTGTCGTAATGATTGCTTCGCCATTTCTTTGGAATACACAGAAGAACGACATAGTTATTGCCGGCAAACTTGGATCTGAACCAGAAATTTTAATTCAAATGTACAAGCAACTTATTGAGCAGGATACAGATTTACAAGTGGAATTAAAGCCGGGCCTTGGAAAAACAGCATTTGTATTTGAAGCGTTAAAATCAGGTGAAGTAGATATATACCCAGAATTTTCAGGTACAGCTTTATCTACTTTCGTGAAAGAAGAACCGAAAAGTACAAATCGTGATGAAGTATATGAACAAGCCCGCACGGGAATGGAAAAGAAATATAATATGGTTATGTTAAAGCCAATGGAGTATAACAATACATACGCACTAGCCATGCCGAAAAAAATAGCAGATCAAAATAACATAAATACAATTTCTGATTTAGGAAAAATTGCACAGGAAGCTAAAGTAGGATTTACATTAGAATTTGCTGATCGTGAAGATGGTTATAAAGGAATGCAAAAATTATATAACTATAAGTTTTCAAATGTTAAAACGATGGAACCGAAACTGCGCTATAGTGCAATACAATCGGGGGATGTTAACGTAATCGATGCATATTCAACAGATAGTGAACTTGAGCAATATGGGCTTAAAGTGCTAAAAGATGATAAAGGACTATTCCCGCCTTATCAAGGAGCACCATTATTAAGAAAAGAGACGTTACAGAAATATCCTGAACTCGAAAAAGTATTAAATAAATTATCTGGAAAGATTACAGATGAAGAAATGAGAAAAATGAATTATGAAGTAAACGTAAATGGTAAAAGTAGCGAAGAAGTCGCAAAACAATTTTTACAAAAAGAGAAGTTACTTCGTTAA
- a CDS encoding ABC transporter ATP-binding protein gives MIQFNHVSKAYEDGTKAVDSLHLEIKKGEFFVLIGPSGCGKTTTMKMINRLIETTEGSILIDGKDIQQYNINELRWNIGYVLQQIALFPHMTIAENIAVVPEMRKWTKKEIKARVDDLLQMVGLDPDVYRDRMPDELSGGQKQRVGVVRALAANPKIVLMDEPFSALDPLSREQLQKDIVQLQKKIQKTIVFVTHDMQEALSLGDRICVMKEGKVVQLDTPEGIIHNPKNEFVEEFIGNRGRPWYEGKSIEEVLPLDDGIRVEGNALSLHSSLQEAIVRLQTEESVPVEEHGQYVGALTSRHIVNYIVEQMKERG, from the coding sequence GTGATTCAATTTAATCATGTGTCAAAAGCGTATGAAGATGGCACAAAAGCAGTGGATTCATTGCATTTAGAAATTAAAAAAGGAGAATTTTTTGTTCTCATTGGTCCGAGTGGTTGCGGGAAAACAACGACAATGAAGATGATTAACCGTTTAATTGAAACGACAGAAGGATCAATTTTAATCGATGGAAAAGATATTCAACAATATAACATAAACGAACTACGTTGGAATATAGGGTACGTGTTGCAGCAGATTGCGCTGTTTCCACATATGACAATTGCTGAAAATATTGCAGTTGTTCCTGAAATGAGAAAATGGACCAAAAAGGAAATAAAAGCACGTGTCGATGACTTGCTACAGATGGTTGGGCTCGATCCAGATGTATATCGTGATCGCATGCCAGATGAATTGTCGGGAGGGCAGAAACAACGTGTTGGTGTCGTACGGGCATTAGCCGCAAACCCGAAAATTGTACTTATGGACGAACCATTTAGTGCGTTAGATCCGTTAAGTAGGGAGCAGCTCCAGAAGGATATCGTACAACTGCAAAAAAAGATTCAAAAAACAATCGTGTTCGTAACGCACGATATGCAAGAGGCTTTATCACTTGGTGATCGTATTTGTGTAATGAAAGAAGGAAAGGTTGTTCAATTAGATACACCAGAAGGAATTATACATAACCCGAAAAATGAGTTTGTAGAGGAGTTCATTGGAAATCGTGGACGACCTTGGTATGAGGGGAAGAGTATAGAAGAGGTATTGCCGCTAGACGATGGTATACGAGTTGAAGGGAATGCTTTATCTTTACATTCGTCATTACAAGAAGCAATAGTCCGCTTACAAACTGAAGAGTCAGTGCCGGTTGAAGAGCATGGTCAATATGTTGGAGCGTTAACAAGTCGTCATATTGTCAATTACATTGTTGAACAAATGAAGGAAAGAGGCTAA
- a CDS encoding YdcF family protein gives MNKWIFLIILLLPPLYIIYMTFRMNKVAREKLSNHSPYVLILGAKLFGDRPSLSLQNRLDAALEYLYSHPEVKVIVSGGQGEDEDIPEAHSMRNYLMVNGIDENRILIEDRSTNTYENLKFSMDLYDVKHAVVVSNTYHLYRTKIIAKRLGIKMEALAAETPRRSKKKAYVREYAAIMKTLLFDR, from the coding sequence ATGAACAAATGGATCTTTCTTATAATCTTATTACTACCTCCGCTATACATCATTTATATGACGTTTCGAATGAATAAAGTTGCTCGTGAAAAATTGAGTAACCACTCTCCGTACGTTCTTATATTAGGTGCAAAGTTATTTGGAGATAGACCGTCTTTATCTCTTCAAAACCGCTTGGATGCAGCGTTGGAATATTTATATTCTCACCCTGAGGTGAAAGTAATTGTTTCAGGTGGTCAAGGGGAAGATGAAGATATACCGGAAGCTCACAGTATGAGAAACTATTTAATGGTAAATGGTATAGATGAGAATCGTATTTTAATTGAAGACCGCTCTACAAATACGTATGAAAATTTAAAGTTTAGTATGGATTTATATGATGTAAAGCATGCGGTAGTTGTAAGTAATACGTATCATTTATATCGAACGAAAATAATTGCAAAGCGTTTAGGTATAAAGATGGAAGCTTTGGCTGCTGAAACACCGAGGCGCTCTAAGAAAAAAGCGTATGTGCGTGAATATGCTGCAATTATGAAAACATTATTGTTCGACCGTTAG
- a CDS encoding aldehyde dehydrogenase family protein, whose translation MKKHLYINGVWKSVWTYKPLYAPYSEETLAEIAQGTEDDVKEAVVSAKNAMKEMKKLSAYDRATILEKVAQKMDERREEFAEIIAKEAAKPIRAARGEVDRTVQTYKFAAEEAKRIYGETLPLDAAPGAEGRIAYTIRQPIGVIGAITPFNFPLNLVAHKVGPAIAAGNTIVLKPADQTPLSSYALVELFEEAGLPKGAFNIISGPGSVVGEALVKDENVACITFTGSLKVGIGIKEKAGLKRVTLELGSNAAVIIDEDVELTDEIIERVKWGAFVNNGQVCISVQRVFVHEHKMDEFITKLTKAMENVVVGDPLHEETDVSALISKNDVERINAWVEEAVKEGANVVYGGNKRDARIFEPTVLTNVPEYVSVQCQEVFGPLMTVNTFKEFDEALEQVNNSRYGLQAGVFTNNLCKAMRAIDELEVGGVMINDIPTFRVDHMPYGGVKESGTGREGIKYAIEEMTEMKLICIKK comes from the coding sequence ATGAAAAAGCATTTATATATAAATGGAGTATGGAAATCAGTATGGACATATAAACCATTGTATGCACCATATTCTGAAGAAACATTAGCGGAAATTGCGCAAGGTACAGAAGATGACGTTAAGGAAGCAGTAGTTTCGGCTAAAAATGCAATGAAAGAAATGAAAAAATTATCTGCATACGATCGCGCAACTATTTTAGAAAAGGTTGCACAAAAAATGGATGAGAGAAGAGAAGAGTTTGCAGAGATTATCGCAAAAGAAGCTGCAAAACCAATTCGTGCTGCAAGGGGAGAAGTAGATCGCACTGTTCAAACGTATAAGTTTGCAGCTGAAGAAGCGAAGCGAATATATGGTGAGACGTTACCATTAGATGCTGCGCCAGGAGCAGAGGGCCGTATAGCGTATACAATTCGACAACCAATCGGGGTTATTGGTGCTATTACACCGTTTAATTTTCCACTTAATTTAGTAGCACATAAAGTAGGCCCAGCAATTGCGGCTGGAAATACTATTGTGCTAAAGCCAGCCGACCAAACGCCACTTTCGTCGTATGCATTGGTAGAATTATTTGAAGAAGCTGGTTTACCAAAGGGAGCTTTCAATATAATTTCTGGACCTGGATCTGTTGTAGGTGAGGCATTAGTAAAAGATGAGAACGTTGCTTGTATTACTTTTACAGGAAGTCTGAAAGTAGGGATTGGAATTAAGGAAAAAGCTGGATTGAAACGAGTGACATTAGAATTAGGGTCGAACGCTGCTGTAATTATTGATGAAGATGTTGAATTGACAGACGAAATAATTGAACGTGTAAAATGGGGCGCGTTTGTGAATAATGGACAAGTTTGTATTTCAGTACAACGTGTTTTTGTGCATGAACACAAAATGGATGAGTTTATTACAAAATTAACGAAAGCAATGGAAAACGTTGTAGTAGGAGACCCGCTTCATGAAGAAACAGATGTATCGGCACTTATTTCAAAAAACGATGTAGAACGTATAAATGCATGGGTGGAAGAGGCAGTTAAGGAAGGAGCAAATGTTGTATACGGTGGTAACAAACGTGATGCAAGGATTTTTGAACCGACTGTATTAACAAATGTTCCAGAGTATGTATCTGTTCAGTGCCAAGAAGTATTCGGTCCACTTATGACTGTAAATACATTTAAAGAATTTGATGAGGCTTTAGAACAAGTAAATAATTCACGTTATGGATTACAAGCAGGTGTATTTACAAACAATCTATGTAAAGCCATGCGTGCAATTGATGAATTAGAAGTCGGTGGTGTCATGATTAATGATATTCCAACGTTTAGGGTAGATCATATGCCTTATGGTGGTGTGAAAGAGAGTGGCACAGGCCGTGAAGGGATTAAATATGCAATAGAAGAAATGACAGAAATGAAATTAATATGTATTAAAAAATAA
- a CDS encoding basic amino acid/polyamine antiporter produces MTDGVVQIEKKLGFFPLIALVVGTMVGGGVFSLPHDLAVGANSGATIIGWCITAMGMIPLALVYQTLARQKPELEGGIYSYARAGFGEYIGFNSAWGYWLAGILGNVATIMLLFSTLGYFFPIFKGGNNVASIIGASLLLWTLHFLILFGIREASIMNVIATIGKLVPILLFIVVMVTAFRWDTFTHDFWGEGTISVSSVLGQVKNTMLVTLWVFIGVEGAVVLSGRAKNSRDVGKATVLGLILVMSIYILISVLSMGAMTRKELSVLETPSMGHVLEHVVGPWGAMAINIGLVASLVGTLIGWFLLVSEISHVAGKDGVFPKVFTKTNKKQTPHMALWISNIVAQTIFIIVLFSQSTYQIMYFIASTSILLPYLLSALFQLKLVITKELKAARVKNGLLALIASVYSVWLIYAAGLKNLLLVSIVYGIGIIVYMFARKEKGNRCFAGKERYVMWAIVIAAITSLYMLVTGNIKM; encoded by the coding sequence ATGACAGATGGGGTGGTACAAATAGAAAAGAAGTTAGGATTTTTTCCGTTAATCGCATTAGTAGTTGGAACGATGGTTGGAGGCGGCGTTTTTAGTTTACCGCATGATTTAGCAGTAGGAGCAAATAGTGGTGCAACGATAATTGGTTGGTGTATTACAGCGATGGGAATGATTCCACTTGCGCTCGTATATCAAACGTTAGCAAGACAAAAACCGGAGCTTGAGGGCGGAATTTATAGTTATGCACGAGCTGGATTCGGTGAATATATTGGCTTTAACAGTGCATGGGGGTACTGGCTGGCAGGAATTTTAGGAAATGTCGCAACAATTATGTTGCTGTTTAGCACATTAGGTTATTTCTTCCCAATTTTTAAAGGAGGAAATAATGTTGCGTCTATCATTGGTGCCTCTCTTTTATTATGGACACTTCATTTTCTTATCTTATTTGGAATTCGTGAAGCATCCATTATGAATGTTATCGCAACGATTGGGAAATTAGTTCCGATCTTATTATTTATTGTCGTGATGGTAACTGCGTTTCGCTGGGATACATTTACACATGACTTTTGGGGCGAAGGAACTATCTCAGTTTCCTCTGTACTAGGTCAAGTGAAAAATACAATGCTTGTAACCCTTTGGGTGTTCATTGGGGTTGAAGGAGCAGTTGTATTATCAGGAAGAGCTAAAAATAGCAGAGACGTTGGAAAAGCGACAGTACTTGGACTTATTTTAGTAATGTCTATTTATATTTTAATTTCTGTTCTGTCAATGGGAGCCATGACAAGAAAAGAACTTTCAGTATTAGAGACTCCTTCAATGGGACATGTATTAGAACATGTTGTTGGGCCATGGGGTGCAATGGCAATTAATATTGGATTAGTTGCGTCACTTGTAGGTACATTAATTGGCTGGTTTTTACTTGTTTCTGAAATTTCTCACGTAGCAGGAAAAGACGGAGTGTTTCCGAAAGTCTTTACGAAAACAAATAAGAAACAAACGCCGCATATGGCATTATGGATTTCAAATATTGTTGCCCAAACTATATTTATAATCGTTCTGTTTTCACAATCGACATATCAAATTATGTATTTCATTGCGTCAACATCAATTTTATTACCGTATTTATTATCAGCGCTATTTCAATTGAAATTAGTCATTACGAAAGAGCTGAAAGCTGCAAGAGTAAAAAATGGCTTGCTCGCTTTAATTGCTTCTGTATATTCTGTATGGCTTATTTATGCAGCTGGTTTAAAGAATTTATTACTTGTTTCAATTGTATATGGAATCGGGATTATCGTGTACATGTTTGCAAGAAAAGAAAAAGGGAATCGTTGTTTTGCAGGCAAAGAGCGATATGTGATGTGGGCGATTGTTATTGCCGCTATTACATCACTTTATATGCTTGTGACAGGAAATATAAAAATGTAA
- a CDS encoding AAA family ATPase: MKLHKALHPSFIKRMYYMRFIGTFAKAEGEKNGENFFVQCLSPIPLTLQELFPTGKYLFEGLCSNKKNEKIFTDLKKRKLEKQLVMFRLYYDRGNIFLELICTEEPQEMASSYKLIPSPKVSNYKKRASLERKLSNGYLSFLMPKLPKDFEPPKLLWHEGRLYGNLSLKSSISSISYFEQRKECKYIEINDWMKHVEIAVDDHLYFVSENVYDQLNKRIVEEGKLVEVEDIKIQKEDWEWDERESSFLQYVQSMVRNKGLYLDDTDIYNFHISVKTNTLTIVGGIPGIGKSRFVQAYAESLGLRYGEELIWIPISPSYQEPHDILGYLHPNGNFIESETKLVRTLLKAKENPNQLYIIVFDEMNMSHIEHWFTPFLSVLQLEKKNRILNLYEKVQEIENSIPPSVEIGENVIFVGTVNFDETTKELSDRLLDRTNLITLQKIPFCEMSIEQEKVVQQPPLKVTTGEFRLNWLRNKEMIEVFTEEELELLDKLHDVLSSHDISKGISFRCASAIATYLQNIPFQNNQSYMISREEGFDLQIKQRVLTKLRGTEMTVGSLLSEEAKRGATLIPLLQSQLANRVSTFEHSLAYIRQKRRELELYGYAK; this comes from the coding sequence TTGAAATTACATAAAGCTCTTCATCCAAGTTTTATAAAACGAATGTATTATATGAGGTTTATTGGAACGTTTGCAAAAGCTGAGGGAGAGAAGAACGGAGAAAATTTCTTTGTACAATGTCTTTCTCCAATACCTTTAACTTTACAAGAGTTATTTCCGACTGGAAAATATTTGTTTGAAGGATTATGCAGTAATAAAAAGAATGAAAAAATTTTTACCGATTTAAAGAAGCGTAAATTAGAAAAGCAACTGGTTATGTTTCGTCTTTATTATGATCGTGGAAATATATTTCTGGAATTAATATGCACAGAAGAGCCTCAGGAAATGGCATCTTCATATAAATTGATTCCTTCACCAAAGGTCTCAAATTATAAAAAGAGAGCGTCGTTGGAACGGAAGTTAAGCAACGGTTACTTATCATTTCTTATGCCTAAATTACCAAAAGACTTTGAGCCTCCAAAATTATTGTGGCATGAAGGAAGGCTATATGGAAATTTATCGTTAAAATCATCAATAAGTTCAATTTCATATTTTGAGCAAAGAAAAGAATGCAAATATATTGAAATAAACGATTGGATGAAACATGTAGAAATAGCAGTAGATGATCATTTATATTTTGTAAGTGAAAATGTGTATGACCAACTAAATAAACGAATTGTTGAAGAAGGTAAGTTAGTTGAAGTAGAAGATATTAAAATACAAAAGGAGGACTGGGAATGGGATGAGCGTGAATCCTCTTTTTTGCAGTATGTACAAAGTATGGTTCGTAATAAAGGACTATATTTGGATGATACAGATATATATAATTTTCACATTAGCGTCAAAACCAATACGTTAACAATTGTTGGTGGTATACCAGGTATTGGGAAATCACGCTTTGTGCAAGCTTATGCAGAATCACTTGGATTACGTTATGGTGAAGAATTGATTTGGATTCCGATTTCACCATCGTATCAAGAACCACATGATATTCTCGGTTACCTTCATCCGAATGGTAATTTTATTGAAAGTGAAACGAAGTTAGTTCGGACATTATTGAAGGCTAAAGAAAACCCAAATCAATTGTATATAATTGTGTTCGATGAAATGAACATGTCACATATTGAGCATTGGTTTACTCCGTTTCTATCCGTTCTTCAACTTGAAAAGAAAAATCGTATTTTAAATTTGTATGAGAAAGTACAAGAAATAGAAAATTCAATTCCACCTTCAGTGGAAATTGGTGAGAATGTTATTTTCGTAGGCACTGTAAATTTTGATGAAACGACGAAAGAGCTTTCCGATCGATTATTAGATCGAACAAATTTGATTACATTACAAAAAATTCCGTTTTGCGAGATGAGTATAGAACAAGAGAAAGTTGTTCAGCAACCCCCGCTGAAAGTAACAACGGGAGAATTTCGACTCAATTGGTTGAGGAATAAAGAGATGATCGAAGTGTTTACTGAAGAGGAATTAGAGTTATTGGATAAGTTACATGATGTATTATCATCACACGATATATCAAAAGGAATTTCTTTCCGATGTGCAAGCGCAATCGCTACGTATTTGCAAAATATACCGTTCCAAAATAATCAGTCCTATATGATTAGCAGGGAAGAAGGTTTTGACTTGCAAATAAAGCAACGCGTATTAACGAAATTAAGGGGGACAGAAATGACAGTGGGCTCTCTACTTTCTGAAGAAGCAAAAAGGGGAGCGACATTGATACCACTTTTACAGTCTCAGCTTGCAAATCGTGTATCTACATTTGAACATTCTTTAGCTTATATAAGACAAAAGCGTAGAGAACTGGAGCTGTATGGCTATGCAAAATGA
- a CDS encoding YueI family protein, with translation MVNKNVEDYLQEGIYGQKQNKPEERNMYLTTLRERVEIALTIGQVMQSNVYTEVTGNIRSSQSLQLFLNGSIAYPHLSKYIKLATEKNIPFTIVQNKGTETPIGLVLSHSTAVDKEHIYVEDDIFKQEMK, from the coding sequence ATGGTAAATAAAAATGTGGAAGACTATCTCCAAGAAGGCATATATGGCCAAAAGCAAAACAAACCAGAAGAACGTAATATGTACTTAACTACATTACGTGAGCGTGTAGAAATCGCTTTAACAATCGGTCAAGTAATGCAAAGTAATGTGTATACAGAAGTAACAGGTAACATACGTTCTTCTCAATCATTACAACTATTCCTAAATGGAAGCATTGCTTACCCACATTTATCAAAATACATTAAATTAGCAACTGAAAAAAATATTCCTTTTACAATTGTTCAAAATAAAGGTACTGAAACACCAATCGGTTTAGTACTCTCTCATAGCACTGCTGTAGATAAAGAACACATTTATGTCGAAGATGATATTTTCAAACAAGAAATGAAGTAA
- the racA gene encoding chromosome-anchoring protein RacA, translated as MEYKTPFIAKKLGVSPKAVVRIAQQLNLTIKKNKYGHFIFTQGDLDQMLEYHRSQMDQPQNSQTTQKTSSNDVEKLKTQVNAIVQNTSSNDFEQLTAQLTTITRRLDRMEEQMLDKANDVVTYQLLQHRREMEEMLERIQKLEAALKKEEPIYITPDSKPTYEREKKPKRRKMIFSIFGL; from the coding sequence TTGGAATATAAAACACCATTTATCGCAAAGAAGTTAGGTGTTAGCCCAAAGGCTGTTGTCCGGATTGCACAACAATTAAATCTTACGATAAAAAAAAATAAATATGGCCATTTTATTTTCACACAAGGTGATTTAGATCAAATGTTAGAATACCATCGTTCCCAAATGGACCAGCCTCAAAACTCTCAAACTACTCAAAAAACATCTTCAAATGATGTAGAAAAATTAAAAACTCAAGTAAACGCAATTGTTCAAAATACATCATCGAATGATTTTGAGCAATTAACAGCTCAACTAACCACAATTACGAGAAGACTAGATCGAATGGAAGAACAAATGCTAGATAAAGCAAATGATGTCGTTACATACCAACTTTTACAACATCGCCGTGAAATGGAGGAAATGTTAGAGCGAATTCAAAAACTAGAAGCTGCCTTAAAAAAAGAAGAACCAATATATATTACTCCTGATTCAAAACCAACATATGAAAGAGAAAAGAAACCTAAGCGCCGCAAAATGATTTTTAGTATATTTGGACTATAA
- a CDS encoding hemolysin family protein: MDIYSISIVIVLIALTAFFVAAEFAIVKVRSSRIDYLIAEGNNRAISVKTVITNLDEYLSACQLGITVTALGIGWSGKPALKHMFDVLFANWNVPTQLADIFAIILVFLFITFFHVVVGELAPKTFAIQKAEQVSFFVAKPLILFYRIAFPFIWILNGSARLITKFFGLKPPKGHDEVHSEEELRLLVSESYKKGEINQSEYKYVNKIFEFDDRIAKEIMVPRTEMNILNKEMPAEEALQKMSHEKYTRYPVVDGDKDHVIGFVNFKDIFTDFVKHRVVSEKTVEQYMRPIILVIESIPIHDLFLKMQRERTHIAILIDEYGGTSGLVTVEDILEEIVGDIQDEFDTDEQPEIQQVSETKTILEGKVLVSEVNALLGLTIDDDDVDTIGGWILTKNIEISEGDTIEIENYKFCVKELDGHYIKRLEVTKPSESIVIVGDEKKISLQEQISS, translated from the coding sequence TTGGACATATATAGTATAAGTATAGTGATTGTTTTAATTGCCTTAACGGCATTTTTCGTTGCAGCAGAATTTGCAATTGTTAAAGTGAGGAGTTCACGAATTGACTATTTAATTGCAGAAGGAAATAATCGTGCAATATCTGTCAAAACAGTCATTACAAACTTAGACGAATATTTATCAGCTTGTCAATTAGGAATAACTGTTACAGCTCTTGGGATTGGGTGGTCTGGTAAACCTGCGCTAAAGCACATGTTTGATGTGTTGTTTGCAAATTGGAACGTCCCTACTCAACTCGCAGACATTTTCGCTATAATTTTAGTGTTTTTGTTTATCACATTTTTCCATGTGGTAGTAGGAGAATTAGCTCCAAAAACATTCGCGATTCAAAAAGCAGAACAAGTGAGTTTCTTTGTTGCTAAGCCACTCATTTTGTTTTATCGTATTGCATTCCCATTCATTTGGATTTTAAATGGATCAGCTCGGTTAATTACAAAGTTTTTTGGATTGAAACCACCAAAAGGGCATGATGAAGTGCATTCAGAAGAAGAATTGCGGTTGTTAGTTTCAGAAAGTTATAAAAAGGGTGAGATTAATCAATCTGAATATAAGTATGTGAATAAAATATTTGAATTTGATGATCGTATTGCGAAAGAAATAATGGTACCACGAACAGAGATGAATATTTTAAATAAAGAAATGCCTGCTGAAGAGGCTTTACAAAAAATGTCTCATGAAAAATATACAAGGTATCCGGTTGTTGATGGTGATAAGGACCATGTAATAGGCTTTGTTAATTTTAAAGATATATTTACAGATTTTGTGAAGCATCGAGTTGTTAGTGAAAAGACAGTGGAGCAATATATGAGGCCAATTATTTTAGTTATTGAATCTATCCCAATTCATGATCTATTTTTAAAAATGCAAAGAGAAAGGACACATATCGCTATATTAATTGATGAATATGGTGGTACATCAGGTCTTGTAACTGTTGAAGATATTTTAGAAGAAATTGTAGGGGATATTCAAGATGAGTTTGATACTGATGAACAACCGGAAATCCAACAAGTTAGTGAGACGAAAACAATTTTAGAAGGAAAAGTACTTGTTAGTGAAGTAAACGCATTATTGGGTTTGACTATTGACGACGATGATGTCGATACGATCGGCGGTTGGATCCTAACAAAAAATATTGAGATTTCCGAAGGTGATACCATTGAAATTGAAAATTATAAGTTTTGTGTGAAAGAATTAGATGGACACTATATTAAGAGGTTAGAAGTAACGAAACCTTCAGAATCGATTGTTATTGTAGGAGATGAAAAAAAGATTTCGCTCCAAGAACAAATTAGTTCGTAA